From Pseudanabaena sp. PCC 6802, one genomic window encodes:
- a CDS encoding TolC family protein, giving the protein MRFSSYWMPLSASLVVLMPTLTVNAQNAIINANPNPTTYLPASQISEQQPGSKTVLDANFSKPRVQQNGKLGVVTAKVNLQEIHSTALKPTPIDSRHTTKLITQVQRASSLEPAAEPSAPLQPTPPTPIVASVKSPTRKVSPKASAQPTPLDRTVKFAEISPKLPRPANLAVLEPDNSPPRVKTAIATAINPLDDIPAASKPDRKPSSKPQSKPQSNSAIAKSPVAKPAVTATATINPLDDIPGVNKPAIAKPNSVTGVEVKPSTNIAAVSPSTEPATTNSSTPTSTPATSATSATSANSANKVAIGLDPRQPLVVPTTPSQVKIERTQPLSLKEALELSDRTNPTIAQARIAVERARAVLDQALAEKNPTLSAQSTYNYGNSSFFIGRRSPTSHTLNSGVTLNYNLFTSGRVDANIRVAENSLRVAEADLNRISQTTRLRIATAYYDAQNADGQVRIREQQVKNAERSLQDTQALERAGVGTKFDVLQSQVQLANAKQTLSNARAQQSITRRELARQLSYPSNLALFPSDEVKPNEDWKLGLEETILLAYKNRSELDIAKLQREIANDRAKAELANLGPQLNIFARLDHNDNLNQAGDLTLGYTLGASLNWSIFDGGVANARAKQSEADRALAESRFTEAGDQARFDVESAYNNLRARQEQIESTTLAVQQATEALRLSRLRLSAGVGTQLEVLRSEDDLTQADVNRLDAIVGFNLSLIQLQRAINGL; this is encoded by the coding sequence ATGCCCAAAATGCCATCATTAATGCCAACCCCAATCCCACAACCTACCTTCCCGCTTCTCAAATCTCGGAGCAGCAGCCGGGTTCTAAGACTGTGCTGGATGCTAATTTCAGTAAGCCACGGGTTCAACAGAACGGGAAATTAGGCGTTGTAACTGCCAAGGTGAATTTGCAGGAGATCCATTCCACTGCGCTCAAACCCACACCGATCGATTCTCGCCATACCACGAAGCTAATTACTCAGGTTCAACGTGCCAGCTCTTTAGAACCAGCCGCAGAGCCATCAGCACCATTGCAACCCACCCCACCAACCCCCATAGTAGCGTCTGTAAAATCACCAACCAGAAAAGTTTCGCCTAAAGCATCTGCTCAACCAACCCCTCTCGATCGCACCGTTAAATTTGCCGAGATTTCTCCAAAATTACCTCGGCCTGCTAACTTAGCTGTCCTGGAGCCGGATAATTCTCCACCTCGCGTAAAAACTGCGATCGCTACTGCCATTAATCCTCTAGATGATATCCCCGCTGCCAGTAAGCCCGATCGTAAACCTTCTAGCAAGCCACAGAGCAAGCCACAGAGCAACTCTGCGATCGCCAAATCTCCGGTTGCCAAGCCCGCTGTCACAGCAACTGCTACCATTAACCCTCTCGATGATATCCCTGGGGTAAATAAACCCGCGATCGCTAAGCCTAATTCAGTCACAGGTGTTGAGGTTAAACCAAGCACTAATATAGCGGCTGTCTCGCCATCAACCGAGCCTGCGACTACTAATAGCAGCACCCCAACAAGTACCCCTGCAACATCTGCAACATCTGCAACATCTGCAAACTCGGCAAATAAAGTTGCGATCGGTCTAGATCCCCGACAACCTCTGGTTGTACCCACAACTCCCAGTCAGGTCAAGATCGAACGCACCCAACCCCTCAGCCTCAAAGAAGCCCTGGAGCTTTCGGATCGCACTAACCCCACAATTGCCCAGGCCAGAATCGCGGTAGAGCGAGCCAGAGCCGTATTGGATCAAGCTTTAGCAGAAAAGAACCCAACCCTCAGCGCGCAATCTACATATAACTACGGCAACTCCTCATTCTTCATTGGCAGAAGATCTCCCACCTCGCACACTTTAAACAGTGGAGTGACTCTTAATTACAACCTTTTCACCTCTGGGCGGGTGGATGCTAACATCAGAGTCGCAGAGAATTCTCTGCGCGTGGCAGAGGCGGATCTTAACCGTATTTCCCAAACTACCCGCTTGCGTATCGCTACTGCCTATTACGATGCTCAGAATGCTGATGGACAGGTACGCATTCGCGAGCAACAGGTAAAAAATGCCGAACGTAGCTTACAAGATACTCAGGCTCTAGAAAGGGCAGGGGTTGGTACCAAGTTCGATGTTTTGCAGTCTCAGGTACAGTTAGCAAATGCCAAACAAACTTTAAGCAACGCTCGGGCACAGCAGAGCATTACCCGCCGCGAGTTAGCACGCCAGTTGTCATATCCGTCTAATCTTGCCCTATTCCCATCCGATGAAGTGAAACCCAATGAGGATTGGAAACTAGGATTAGAGGAAACCATTCTCCTGGCTTACAAAAATCGCTCCGAACTGGACATTGCCAAACTACAAAGAGAAATCGCTAACGATCGCGCCAAAGCCGAACTTGCTAATCTTGGGCCGCAGCTTAACATATTTGCCAGGCTCGATCATAACGACAACCTCAACCAAGCTGGCGATTTAACATTGGGTTATACCCTTGGTGCCTCGCTTAACTGGTCTATATTTGACGGTGGTGTTGCCAATGCTCGTGCCAAGCAATCTGAAGCCGATCGCGCCCTAGCAGAATCCCGCTTTACAGAGGCTGGCGACCAGGCTCGCTTTGACGTAGAGAGCGCCTACAATAATCTCAGAGCGCGGCAAGAGCAGATCGAATCAACCACACTAGCAGTGCAGCAAGCAACTGAAGCTCTACGTCTTTCCAGACTACGCCTCAGTGCCGGAGTCGGTACCCAACTAGAAGTACTGCGCTCTGAGGACGATCTCACCCAAGCCGATGTCAACCGCCTGGATGCCATTGTTGGCTTTAACCTCTCCCTCATTCAACTGCAAAGGGCGATCAACGGTCTGTAA